Proteins encoded within one genomic window of Methanomassiliicoccales archaeon:
- a CDS encoding NAD(P)/FAD-dependent oxidoreductase, with translation MEVKKCDVLVVGSGPAGSGAGRAAAESGAKTIVIDRKKEIGTPVQCGEVIGRSVLAMTDIRIPRYARCCEQEFTRFIVDRTVQIDNHEDYWRSLTVERKLFDKYLAEKAARGGASVQSDARLLDIETEGEGIASCSLMVRGEKVAVEPKIVIAADGVHSSVGKLMGKELFPSGSVARGVEYEMVSKKRLPPCMQIFIEPEIGLGYGWIIPKGSHRANVGLGFVGGTESRKDVLTDWIVSNPIVAQYFDPEKILEVKTGDAPVPGFLGGPSSGNVLFAGDAAGQTLAFVGEGIMPSYICGTVAGRVAAAAVNDRAALDRYDTEIKAVLGEELEKGAELRDLLFTIWTESDMNNVQRAVVSAFIMNEMISLNDLESIERLANEGGPAVAREIRLRGRAAHKRIKASSLPNPR, from the coding sequence GTGGAAGTCAAGAAATGCGATGTTCTGGTGGTCGGTTCAGGACCGGCCGGTAGCGGGGCAGGAAGAGCGGCCGCCGAGAGCGGGGCCAAGACGATCGTCATCGATCGGAAGAAGGAGATAGGCACTCCGGTCCAATGCGGCGAGGTCATCGGACGGTCGGTCCTGGCCATGACCGATATAAGGATACCCAGGTATGCCAGGTGCTGTGAGCAGGAATTCACCAGGTTCATAGTCGACCGCACCGTCCAGATCGATAATCACGAGGATTACTGGAGGAGCCTGACCGTGGAAAGGAAGCTTTTCGACAAGTACCTGGCGGAGAAGGCGGCCCGGGGAGGGGCCTCGGTACAATCCGACGCCCGCCTGCTGGACATCGAGACCGAAGGGGAGGGCATCGCTTCCTGCAGCCTGATGGTCCGGGGGGAGAAGGTCGCTGTCGAACCGAAGATCGTGATCGCGGCCGACGGTGTCCATTCCTCGGTGGGCAAACTGATGGGGAAGGAGCTTTTCCCTTCCGGATCGGTGGCCAGGGGCGTCGAGTATGAGATGGTGTCCAAAAAGAGGCTGCCTCCCTGCATGCAGATCTTCATCGAGCCGGAGATCGGCCTCGGCTATGGCTGGATCATACCCAAGGGCTCCCATCGGGCGAACGTTGGGCTGGGCTTCGTGGGAGGGACCGAGTCGAGAAAGGACGTCCTCACCGACTGGATCGTTTCGAACCCGATCGTGGCCCAATACTTCGATCCCGAGAAGATACTCGAGGTGAAGACAGGCGATGCCCCGGTGCCAGGATTCCTTGGCGGACCGTCGTCCGGCAACGTCCTTTTTGCTGGTGACGCGGCCGGTCAGACATTGGCGTTCGTAGGGGAGGGCATCATGCCGTCCTACATATGCGGGACCGTGGCAGGCCGGGTGGCGGCCGCTGCCGTCAATGACCGGGCTGCGCTTGACCGGTACGACACCGAGATCAAAGCGGTCCTGGGAGAGGAGCTGGAAAAGGGTGCCGAACTGAGGGACCTGCTGTTCACGATCTGGACCGAGAGCGACATGAACAACGTCCAACGCGCCGTGGTCAGCGCCTTCATCATGAACGAGATGATCTCGTTGAACGACCTGGAATCGATAGAGAGATTGGCGAACGAAGGAGGACCGGCGGTGGCCAGGGAGATACGCCTGCGCGGCCGCGCCGCCCATAAACGGATCAAGGCCTCCTCTCTGCCGAATCCCCGCTGA
- a CDS encoding NAD(P)/FAD-dependent oxidoreductase — MEGFHTVIVGAGPAGSSVASWLRPSLKGDHQILMLERLPESKFDRYHRMCGEGISHAGLREAGCLDRRFIVDTITKAVEHWPEDIVIETRLRGYIIDRARVLRELRERFTDQGGLVSVDTVDSIRKNGSEFVLGLTSGQEMKCKYLVGADGAQSRVRTELFRDQEVTKIWAVQAVLDERPERMTIHFHYDHRYGGGYRWVFPNGNTSRIGFPRGTDKIPENALEVHQRAIPIGRMDRIVSGNACIVGDAAAMANPVSFGGIRTALISGRMAAMAIAKEDLGQYQVSWKRSGFADPVFMEGYRALAAMSNEEMARSIRPYKGGVTAFNHAKAILKYPEFRVLYRSYGLSLRYGW; from the coding sequence TTGGAAGGATTTCACACGGTTATAGTGGGGGCCGGCCCTGCCGGTTCCTCGGTGGCCTCCTGGCTCCGCCCGAGTCTGAAGGGAGATCATCAGATCCTGATGCTGGAACGTCTTCCGGAGTCCAAGTTCGACCGGTATCACCGTATGTGCGGCGAGGGCATCAGCCATGCCGGCCTCAGGGAGGCGGGATGCCTGGACCGCAGGTTCATCGTCGATACCATCACCAAGGCGGTGGAACACTGGCCGGAGGATATCGTTATCGAGACCCGGCTCAGGGGATACATCATCGACCGGGCCCGGGTCCTAAGGGAATTGAGGGAGAGGTTCACCGACCAGGGAGGATTGGTATCGGTCGACACGGTCGACTCGATCAGGAAAAATGGATCGGAGTTCGTCCTAGGGCTGACATCAGGCCAGGAGATGAAATGCAAGTACCTGGTCGGAGCCGACGGCGCCCAGTCGCGGGTCCGCACTGAACTGTTCCGGGACCAGGAGGTCACCAAGATCTGGGCGGTGCAGGCGGTCCTGGACGAGCGGCCGGAGAGGATGACGATCCATTTCCATTACGATCACCGATATGGGGGCGGCTACCGATGGGTGTTTCCCAATGGCAACACCAGCCGCATAGGGTTCCCCCGGGGGACGGACAAGATCCCGGAAAACGCACTGGAGGTGCACCAGCGTGCCATCCCGATCGGGAGGATGGACAGGATCGTCTCGGGCAACGCATGCATCGTTGGAGATGCTGCCGCCATGGCCAATCCAGTGTCCTTCGGAGGGATCAGGACCGCCCTGATCTCCGGCAGGATGGCGGCAATGGCCATCGCCAAGGAGGACCTGGGACAGTACCAGGTCTCCTGGAAACGTTCCGGTTTCGCCGACCCCGTCTTCATGGAAGGCTACCGTGCCCTGGCGGCAATGTCGAACGAGGAAATGGCCAGATCGATCCGCCCCTACAAGGGCGGGGTGACGGCGTTCAATCATGCCAAGGCCATCCTAAAGTATCCTGAGTTCCGAGTGCTCTACCGTTCATACGGTCTTTCTCTAAGGTACGGGTGGTAA
- a CDS encoding ATPase domain-containing protein translates to MSGDTRAPASESIDKDLFSIALKQDELADKLGKWIPRGTNMLLEGEIGSGRSVLCQRMCYGFLFNGHSATYVSTEQTIKGFIDQMWSLDYKVSKYLQNGALTFFPVYPLIGNTVTRADFIEKLTTSPALYTHDVLIIDSLSTLTQNRLDENSAVKLMAFLKKMNKLGKSVIMTVEANTPGVDTLRLSTDVYMTLTMKATGQGINRVINVKRFMRARKTVTEIIRFRIEPKIGMIIEITEVSG, encoded by the coding sequence ATGAGCGGCGACACTAGGGCTCCAGCCAGCGAATCCATAGATAAGGATCTTTTCAGCATCGCGCTGAAACAGGACGAGCTCGCCGATAAGCTGGGCAAGTGGATCCCCCGCGGCACCAACATGCTCTTGGAAGGTGAGATCGGCTCCGGACGGAGCGTTCTGTGCCAGCGCATGTGCTACGGATTCCTGTTCAACGGTCATTCTGCCACCTATGTCTCCACTGAACAGACCATAAAGGGATTCATCGACCAGATGTGGTCCCTCGATTACAAGGTGAGCAAGTACCTGCAGAACGGGGCCCTCACCTTTTTCCCGGTCTATCCATTGATCGGGAACACCGTGACCAGGGCCGATTTCATCGAGAAGCTGACCACGTCCCCGGCCCTGTACACTCACGATGTTCTCATCATCGATTCCCTCTCCACCCTGACCCAGAACCGGTTGGACGAGAACAGTGCGGTCAAGCTGATGGCCTTCCTCAAGAAAATGAACAAGCTGGGGAAGTCGGTCATCATGACCGTCGAAGCGAACACTCCGGGAGTGGACACGCTCAGGCTGTCCACTGACGTGTATATGACCCTGACCATGAAGGCGACCGGCCAAGGCATAAACCGGGTCATCAACGTGAAACGCTTCATGCGTGCCAGGAAGACTGTGACCGAGATCATCCGGTTCAGGATCGAGCCTAAGATCGGCATGATCATTGAGATCACGGAGGTTTCGGGATAA
- a CDS encoding type II/IV secretion system ATPase subunit, producing the protein MVEEDGLAKAMAKSPYLRRYIAELKKETSKMPHFYENLTVKELGDIRSAAINDIESANVIYRVGQGFVHINARKNAYVNIEQKLDDEQKDRLRAIKDFILEKASNEESSETVEDQERILNKLFEQSVVVGDETSGKSSMGGLFGSGEKITVTEEEHDLMKYYIRRDIIGYGPLEPLILDQYIEDVHLIGTGRVRVSHKAFQFALETNVRFEDEVSLNDFFISMSERMGKPVSNSHPVVDGTLPDGSRINMIYSTDVSARGSSCTIRKFTAEPISPIQLIKFGSFSPELAAYLWICLENKMNIIICGETASGKTSTINAIMTFIDHRGKIYSVEDTPEVKPPHKAWQRCVTREAGPEESRVTMFDLLRAALRSRPDYIIVGEIRGEEARVAFQCMQTGIPVLATFHASNSTKFIQRMTGQPVNIPMSFIDNCNVLVFQSAVNVNRRYLRRVTAVEEMMGFDKEAGGMLTRTVFKWDSATDHLYFRGNNNSFILENRVAAEHGYSDKKDIYIELRKRERIIAKMVELNITGYKEVVKVLSDYYEKGENSLPFNY; encoded by the coding sequence ATGGTTGAAGAAGACGGCCTGGCAAAGGCAATGGCGAAGAGCCCGTACCTGCGGCGTTACATAGCGGAGCTTAAGAAAGAAACCTCCAAGATGCCGCATTTTTATGAGAACCTGACCGTCAAAGAGCTTGGCGACATCCGTTCTGCAGCCATCAACGATATCGAATCGGCCAACGTCATCTACCGTGTTGGACAGGGTTTCGTCCACATCAATGCCAGAAAGAACGCCTACGTGAACATCGAACAGAAGCTGGACGATGAACAAAAGGACCGTCTCCGCGCGATCAAGGATTTCATCCTGGAAAAGGCCTCGAACGAGGAATCATCCGAGACCGTGGAAGACCAGGAAAGGATCCTCAACAAGCTTTTCGAGCAGTCCGTCGTGGTAGGCGACGAAACGTCTGGCAAGAGCAGCATGGGGGGCCTGTTCGGAAGCGGGGAGAAGATAACGGTGACGGAAGAGGAGCACGACCTGATGAAGTACTACATCCGCCGGGACATCATCGGGTACGGCCCTCTTGAACCGCTTATCCTCGACCAGTACATAGAAGATGTGCATCTGATAGGCACCGGCCGGGTCCGGGTCTCGCACAAGGCCTTCCAGTTCGCCCTGGAAACGAACGTCCGGTTCGAGGACGAGGTCAGCCTCAACGACTTCTTCATCTCCATGTCCGAGAGGATGGGGAAGCCGGTAAGCAACTCCCACCCGGTCGTCGACGGTACGCTGCCAGACGGTAGCCGTATCAACATGATCTATTCGACCGATGTGAGCGCCAGGGGTTCGTCCTGCACCATCAGGAAATTCACCGCGGAGCCGATCTCCCCAATCCAGCTGATCAAGTTCGGATCCTTCAGCCCCGAACTGGCCGCCTATCTCTGGATCTGCCTGGAGAACAAGATGAACATCATCATCTGCGGTGAGACGGCGTCCGGTAAGACGTCCACGATCAACGCCATCATGACCTTCATCGACCATCGCGGCAAGATCTACTCCGTCGAAGACACGCCCGAGGTAAAGCCTCCTCACAAGGCCTGGCAGCGCTGCGTCACGAGGGAGGCCGGCCCGGAAGAGTCCAGGGTCACCATGTTCGACCTGCTCAGGGCCGCGTTGAGGTCCAGGCCTGACTACATCATCGTCGGTGAGATCAGGGGTGAGGAGGCGAGGGTCGCCTTCCAATGCATGCAGACCGGCATTCCGGTGCTGGCCACCTTCCACGCTTCGAACTCGACCAAGTTCATCCAGCGTATGACCGGCCAACCGGTGAACATACCCATGTCCTTCATCGACAACTGCAATGTGCTGGTGTTCCAGTCCGCGGTCAACGTCAACAGGCGGTACCTGAGGAGGGTCACGGCCGTCGAGGAGATGATGGGATTCGACAAGGAGGCGGGCGGCATGCTCACCAGGACCGTCTTCAAATGGGACTCGGCCACTGACCACCTGTACTTCAGGGGCAACAACAACAGCTTCATCCTGGAGAACCGGGTGGCCGCTGAGCACGGTTACTCCGATAAGAAGGACATCTACATCGAACTGAGGAAGAGGGAAAGGATCATCGCGAAGATGGTGGAACTGAACATCACCGGCTACAAGGAAGTGGTCAAGGTCCTGAGCGACTACTACGAGAAGGGAGAGAACTCGCTCCCCTTCAACTACTGA
- a CDS encoding type II secretion system F family protein — protein MVLLKSKKLTQGFRDMKMKPKTYFRLVIISIVVFGLVVPTILSNFIIPQFFNQIMDPSYGIVLYALPIFAIFAVAMIPIMASSKSKIRAERNMPLFVTELAALSTSEMPIDKIFYVMSQKAEYGQLAEDSKRIYRLIRFYHVAAGDACRFVAARTPSPVEADFFSRLSHSMEVGEKLDRFLKNEHEVIMDEYTLKADASLKDLDFVKELFTGIVTSLIFACVFISIVPLLGQGSVDTLLAGIVMGFAVMEGMFVYFIQTKLPKDDVWYGWRQKKKDRLTKDNDRIMMLSVVISIIGTGMLTFLLLPLNLPLGLYASSVCLPFLIPGILITREERNIVKRDNIYGAFIRSLGRASSVSGQTMGEAVRKLAMHKFGPLTSMVKNLSKRLALNINTTDAWRHFSAESSSNLIRKFNNVYTQCVLSGAKSEVTSMFISANMFKVLAIRKKRQIVASGYLGVLYGIMISLAFTLYITVGISEYMSNTIQGLSLEGVDLGGASFLNTLFNSHFDVGPLKLMVFSIIFIHAFFSSLMLPMLRGGHIAGAGIHFIALLWIGSVSAFVVDIMLKGLLG, from the coding sequence ATGGTCCTGCTGAAGAGCAAGAAATTGACACAGGGCTTCCGGGACATGAAGATGAAGCCCAAGACCTACTTCAGGCTGGTCATCATTTCCATCGTCGTCTTCGGACTGGTAGTGCCGACGATCCTTTCCAACTTCATCATCCCCCAATTCTTCAACCAGATAATGGACCCCTCGTATGGGATCGTTCTTTACGCCCTCCCCATCTTCGCCATCTTCGCCGTGGCCATGATACCCATCATGGCCTCGTCCAAGAGCAAGATAAGGGCGGAGCGGAACATGCCGTTGTTCGTGACGGAGCTGGCAGCCCTTTCCACATCGGAAATGCCCATCGACAAGATCTTCTACGTCATGTCGCAGAAGGCCGAATACGGGCAATTGGCCGAGGATTCGAAGCGGATATACCGGCTCATCCGGTTCTATCACGTGGCGGCCGGGGATGCGTGCAGATTCGTCGCTGCCCGTACCCCTTCCCCGGTCGAGGCCGATTTCTTCAGCCGGCTCTCCCACTCGATGGAGGTGGGGGAAAAGCTCGACCGTTTCCTGAAGAACGAGCACGAAGTGATCATGGACGAATATACCCTGAAGGCGGATGCCAGCCTGAAGGACCTGGACTTCGTCAAGGAGCTGTTCACCGGCATAGTCACCTCCCTCATCTTCGCCTGCGTTTTCATCTCCATAGTCCCTTTGCTCGGCCAGGGCAGTGTCGATACCCTGCTGGCAGGGATCGTGATGGGCTTCGCCGTCATGGAGGGCATGTTCGTCTACTTCATCCAGACGAAGCTTCCCAAGGACGATGTCTGGTATGGCTGGCGACAGAAGAAGAAGGACAGGCTGACGAAGGACAACGACCGCATAATGATGCTGTCGGTGGTCATTTCCATCATTGGGACCGGGATGCTGACCTTCCTCCTGTTGCCCTTGAACCTGCCCCTGGGCCTCTATGCGTCGTCGGTGTGCCTCCCCTTCCTGATCCCGGGCATCCTTATCACCCGGGAGGAACGCAACATCGTCAAGCGGGACAATATCTACGGGGCGTTCATCCGGTCATTGGGCCGGGCCTCGTCCGTCAGCGGACAGACCATGGGAGAAGCGGTCCGGAAACTGGCCATGCACAAGTTCGGTCCGCTGACGTCCATGGTCAAGAACCTTTCCAAGCGGCTGGCGCTGAACATCAACACCACCGACGCCTGGAGGCATTTCTCCGCCGAATCGTCCAGCAACCTGATCAGGAAATTCAACAACGTCTACACCCAGTGCGTGCTCAGCGGCGCCAAGTCCGAGGTGACCAGCATGTTCATCAGCGCCAACATGTTCAAGGTCCTGGCCATCCGTAAGAAGCGGCAGATAGTGGCCTCTGGCTATCTGGGCGTCCTGTACGGTATAATGATATCGCTGGCCTTCACGCTGTACATCACTGTGGGCATCTCCGAGTACATGTCCAACACCATCCAGGGGCTGTCCCTGGAAGGGGTGGACCTGGGGGGTGCCAGCTTCCTCAACACCCTTTTCAATTCCCATTTCGACGTGGGCCCGCTGAAGCTGATGGTGTTCTCGATCATCTTCATCCACGCGTTCTTCTCGTCCCTGATGCTGCCCATGCTTCGCGGAGGTCACATCGCCGGCGCTGGGATACACTTCATCGCTTTGCTATGGATAGGGTCGGTCTCCGCATTCGTGGTGGACATCATGTTGAAGGGTCTGCTCGGCTGA
- a CDS encoding FAD-dependent oxidoreductase, whose amino-acid sequence MAKRVIVIGSGAAGMKAASAARSAGDAEITVFTEEEHISYSPCAIPFVIEGKIEDFGSIVMHTPEFYAKERNITVLTKTKVTGVDMDKKTVTAANGTVHPYDSLVLSVGGTVFLPPVEGVKLPGVFPVRNIADGMAIKNALKGVRQVVVAGAGVIGLEMAVAMKRLGKDVAVVEMFNQVVPRIMDSDMAKRVQKHCESLGIIFVMGTPMGSIKGDGKVEKVVVGNLELPCQMVIMATGVRANLEIPNMMGLEVGPLGAVRVSPTMQPYKKGRLVKDVFLAGDVVQCESAAAPGPTMNQLGSAAVRQGRVAGINAAGGYATMPGVLSPFISVIGDIQVGGTGLSKGLADYYGLNVVEAVAEGSTRARYYPGGKPLAVKMLADRDSHHIIGAQMVGGEEVTGRINWLTAAIYKGVSAEEFVNAFENAYCPPTSMVKDVVNEAAELLMKRLSGN is encoded by the coding sequence ATGGCAAAGAGGGTCATCGTCATCGGATCGGGGGCCGCCGGAATGAAAGCGGCATCCGCCGCACGCAGCGCTGGGGATGCAGAGATCACAGTCTTCACCGAGGAGGAGCACATATCCTACTCTCCCTGCGCCATACCATTCGTCATCGAAGGCAAGATCGAGGATTTCGGTTCGATCGTGATGCATACTCCAGAGTTCTATGCCAAGGAAAGGAACATCACCGTCCTGACCAAGACGAAGGTGACGGGGGTCGATATGGACAAGAAGACGGTCACGGCGGCCAATGGCACCGTGCATCCATATGATTCGCTCGTCCTCAGCGTAGGCGGGACCGTTTTCCTGCCGCCCGTGGAAGGAGTGAAGCTACCTGGGGTCTTCCCGGTAAGGAACATCGCGGACGGGATGGCCATAAAGAACGCGCTGAAAGGTGTCCGCCAGGTCGTGGTCGCCGGCGCCGGCGTAATCGGTCTGGAAATGGCGGTGGCGATGAAGCGGCTCGGCAAGGACGTCGCCGTGGTGGAGATGTTCAACCAGGTCGTCCCCCGCATCATGGACTCGGACATGGCCAAGCGCGTCCAGAAGCATTGCGAGTCTTTGGGCATCATCTTCGTGATGGGGACACCGATGGGTTCCATCAAAGGCGATGGCAAGGTCGAGAAGGTGGTCGTCGGCAACCTGGAGCTTCCATGCCAAATGGTCATCATGGCCACCGGGGTCCGGGCCAATCTGGAGATCCCGAACATGATGGGTCTTGAGGTAGGTCCGCTGGGCGCTGTCCGGGTGAGTCCGACGATGCAGCCATACAAGAAAGGACGGCTGGTCAAGGACGTCTTCCTGGCGGGGGACGTGGTGCAATGCGAGAGCGCCGCCGCTCCCGGGCCGACGATGAACCAGCTGGGTTCCGCAGCCGTCCGTCAGGGCAGGGTCGCAGGGATCAACGCCGCCGGAGGATACGCCACCATGCCCGGGGTGCTCTCTCCCTTCATTAGCGTCATCGGCGACATCCAAGTGGGCGGCACCGGTCTCTCCAAAGGCCTGGCCGATTACTACGGATTGAACGTCGTGGAAGCGGTGGCGGAGGGCTCGACCAGGGCACGCTATTACCCTGGCGGCAAGCCGCTTGCGGTGAAGATGCTAGCGGACCGGGACAGCCACCACATCATCGGAGCCCAGATGGTCGGCGGAGAGGAGGTCACCGGACGCATCAACTGGCTGACCGCCGCGATATACAAGGGCGTCAGCGCCGAGGAGTTCGTCAACGCGTTCGAGAACGCGTACTGTCCGCCCACCTCGATGGTGAAGGACGTGGTGAACGAGGCCGCGGAGTTGCTGATGAAGAGATTGTCCGGGAACTGA